One Oncorhynchus clarkii lewisi isolate Uvic-CL-2024 chromosome 31, UVic_Ocla_1.0, whole genome shotgun sequence DNA segment encodes these proteins:
- the LOC139390857 gene encoding protocadherin beta-16-like → MSDRTMTRQVLLFISVLSLSSVHGQVSYSIPEEMAKGSLVGNIAQDLGLDIKRLISGKARVYTGDSAEYIELNKERGVLLIKERIDREALCEQTTPCALHFQIILENPMEFYSITVEITDMNDNPPTFEKNEIKFKISESAVNGAKFVLERAIDLDVGINGLQSYTLKPTDNFALKLVNQADGNKKVEMVLQKPLDREKHEDVTLVLTAVDGGEPRMSGTMQILITVLDVNDNAPIFTQEIYKATVTENDPKGTVISSVSASDADHGSNGKITYSITNTLDYVRGLIEVNEDNGEIRLIGNIDYEKTRNFQINLRASDDGGLTDSCKVVVEVVDTNDNKPNINIMSKSNVISEDAKIDTVLTMINVQDPDSGENGKVQCSINENIPFAMKSSSNNFFSLVTDSDLDRERASEYNITVTCSDEGVPSLSSSVTLTLQISDVNDNAPVFERSSYEAYIIENNTPGLSMFTVKARDADWNQNARVSYILEDSSVNGVPVSSYVSVSADSGVIHSVRSFDYEQIKDFQFRVKAQDGGSPPLSSNVTVKILIQDQNDNAPQVLYPVQTSSSLVAEMVPRSADVGYLVTKVVAVDVDSGQNAWLSYKLQKATDRALFEVGLQNGEIRTNRQVNDKDAVKQRLTVVVEDNGQPSRSATVNVNVAVADSFPEVLSEFTDFTHDKEYNDNLTFYLVLALAVVSFLFITCLAVIISVKIYRWRQSRVLYHSNLPVIPYYPPRYADTLGTGTLQHVYNYEVCRTTDSRKSDCKFVRPCSQNVLIMDPSSTGTMQRMQSENNILDEPDSPAEVCYI, encoded by the coding sequence ATGTCGGACAGAACAATGACACGGCAAGTACTGTTGTTTATCTCGGTCCTCTCTCTCAGTTCAGTACACGGGCAGGTCAGTTACTCCATTCCCGAGGAAATGGCGAAAGGCTCTTTAGTCGGTAACATAGCGCAGGATCTGGGTTTAGATATAAAAAGACTGATATCAGGTAAAGCTCGTGTTTATACAGGAGACAGCGCAGAGTACATCGAGCTGAATAAAGAAAGGGGAGTTCTCCTCATCAAAGAGAGAATAGACCGTGAAGCGCTCTGTGAACAGACGACGCCTTGCGCTTTACATTTTCAGATTATTCTAGAGAACCCGATGGAATTTTATAGTATTACGGTTGAAATTACAGATATGAATGACAACCCTCCAACCTTTGAAAAGAACGAAATCAAATTCAAAATCAGTGAGTCTGCAGTCAATGGAGCAAAATTCGTGTTAGAGAGAGCCATAGATCTTGACGTCGGTATCAATGGCCTCCAGAGCTATACGTTGAAACCAACTGATAATTTCGCTCTGAAATTGGTTAATCAAGCAGATGGGAATAAGAAGGTTGAGATGGTTTTGCAGAAACCTCTAGATCGAGAGAAGCATGAGGATGTTACTTTAGTGTTGACAGCTGTGGATGGTGGCGAGCCGCGTATGTCAGGGACAATGCAGATACTCATCACCGTACTAGACGTCAATGATAATGCGCCAATTTTTACTCAGGAGATTTACAAAGCAACTGTAACTGAGAATGACCCAAAAGGTACAGTTATATCTTCAGTCAGCGCATCAGATGCAGATCATGGCTCAAACGGTAAAATTACGTACTCAATTACAAACACGTTAGATTATGTTCGTGGACTTATTGAAGTAAACGAGGACAACGGTGAGATTAGATTGATTGGAAATATTGATTATGAAAAGACACGGAATTTTCAGATCAATTTAAGGGCAAGTGATGACGGAGGACTTACAGATTCATGCAAAGTGGTAGTTGAAGTAGTTGACACCAATGATAATAAGCCTAATATTAACATTATGTCAAAATCAAACGTGATCTCCGAAGATGCCAAAATCGATACAGTCTTAACGATGATCAATGTGCAAGACCCAGACTCTGGTGAAAATGGGAAAGTCCAATGTTCCATCAATGAAAACATTCCATTTGCGATGAAATCCTCGTCGAATAATTTCTTTAGTTTAGTAACTGACAGTGACTTGGATCGAGAGAGAGCCTCAGAGTATAACATCACTGTGACGTGCTCTGATGAGGGAGtgccctctctctccagcagcgTCACTCTCACCTTACAGATATCAGATGTGAATGACAACGCGCCTGTCTTTGAGAGGAGCTCATATGAGGCTTATATTATAGAAAACAACACACCGGGCCTCTCTATGTTCACAGTGAAAGCCAGAGACGCTGACTGGAACCAGAATGCCCGTGTTTCTTACATATTGGAGGACTCCTCGGTTAACGGAGTGCCCGTCTCCTCATATGTGTCCGTTAGTGCTGATAGTGGAGTCATCCATTCAGTGCGCTCTTTTGACTACGAGCAGATCAAGGATTTCCAGTTCCGCGTAAAAGCGCAGGATGgaggctctcctcctctcagtagcAATGTGACTGTGAAAATATTGATCCAGGACCAGAATGACAACGCGCCTCAGGTTCTGTATCCAGTCCAGACGAGCAGCTCTCTGGTGGCTGAAATGGTGCCTCGTTCTGCAGATGTGGGCTATCTTGTCACTAAAGTGGTGGCTGTTGATGTGGACTCTGGACAGAATGCCTGGCTCTCGTATAAACTGCAGAAAGCGACAGACAGGGCGCTGTTTGAAGTGGGTTTACAGAATGGAGAAATAAGAACTAATCGCCAAGTCAATGATAAAGATGCTGTGAAACAAAGACTCACTGTTGTAGTGGAGGACAACGGGCAGCCCTCTCGTTCAGCTACAGTCAATGTTAACGTAGCGGTGGCGGACAGCTTCCCTGAAGTGCTCTCGGAGTTCACTGACTTTACGCACGACAAGGAGTACAATGACAACCTGACTTTTTACTTAGTCTTGGCTTTAGCTGTAGTCTCATTTCTGTTCATCACATGTTTAGCGGTTATTATATCAGTGAAAATATACAGATGGAGACAGTCTCGCGTCCTCTATCATTCCAATCTCCCGGTTATTCCGTATTATCCACCGCGTTACGCAGACACTTTGGGGACAGGAACTCTACAGCACGTGTACAATTACGAGGTGTGCAGGACGACTGACTCCAGAAAGAGTGACTGTAAGTTCGTCAGACCCTGTAGTCAGAACGTACTGATAATGGACCCCAGTTCTACAGGGACGATGCAGCGGATGCAGAGTGAAAATAACAtcctggatgaaccagactcCCCAGCAGAGGTCTGTTATATTTGA
- the LOC139390588 gene encoding protocadherin beta-16-like: MTRQVLLFISVLSLSSVHGQVSYSIPEEMAKGSLVGNIAQDLGLDIKRLISGKARVYTGDSAEYIELNKERGVLLIKERIDRESLCGQTTPCALHFQIILENPMEFYSITVEITDINDNAPSFEKNEIKFKISESAVTGAKFLLERAMDSDVGVNGLQSYSLTQTDHFAIKLKDQPDGGKMVEMVLQKPLDREKEEEISLVLTATDGGESQMSGTAQIHITVLDANDNAPVFTQPIYKATITENAPKGSVVAAVSAFDADKGAHSKITYSISNTIADVRDIFEINEFDGHLKVKENVDYEKARHYQIHVQASDDGGLTDSCKIIIDVIDINDNKPAINIMSKTNVITEDSIPGTVVTMINVQDPDSGENGQVQCSINDNIPFTIKSTTNNFFTLVTDSDLDRERASEYNISVTCSDEGVPSLSSSVTLTLQISDVNDNAPVFERSSYEAYIIENNTPVISIFTVKARDADWNQNARVSYILEDSSVNGVPVSSYVSVTADSGVIHSVRSFDYEQIKDFQFRVKAQDGGSPPLSSNVTVKIMIHDQNDNTPQVLYPVQTSSSLVAEMVPRSADVGYLVTKVVAVDVDSGQNAWLSYKLQKATDRALFEVGLQNGEIRTVRQVTDKDAVKQRLTVVVEDNGQPSRSATVNVNVAVADSFPEVLSEFTDFTHDKEYNDNLTFYLVLALAVVSFLFIVSIIAILSVKCYRWRREQMFYKSNGNLPVIPCYPPLYADVGGTGTLRQVYNYDVSGTTDSRQSDMKYVRPYSQSIISLDGTQTLPHAQRDKRINDDGENQVRTKWLHHQHIGFRCQEL; the protein is encoded by the coding sequence ATGACACGGCAAGTACTGTTGTTTATCTCGGTCCTCTCTCTCAGTTCAGTACATGGGCAGGTTAGTTACTCCATTCCCGAGGAAATGGCGAAAGGCTCTTTAGTTGGTAACATAGCGCAGGACTTGGGTTTAGATATTAAAAGACTGATATCAGGTAAAGCTCGTGTTTATACAGGAGACAGCGCAGAGTACATCGAGCTGAATAAAGAAAGGGGAGTTCTCCTCATCAAAGAGAGAATAGACCGTGAATCACTCTGCGGACAGACGACGCCTTGCGCTTTACATTTTCAGATTATTCTAGAGAACCCGATGGAATTTTATAGTATTACGGTTGAAATAACAGATATTAATGATAATGCACCCAGTTTCGAAAAAAATGAAATTAAATTCAAAATCAGTGAGTCTGCTGTGACAGGGGCTAAATTCTTATTAGAGAGGGCGATGGATTCTGATGTTGGCGTTAACGGCCTACAGAGCTATTCCCTTACGCAAACCGACCATTTTGCCATAAAACTAAAAGATCAGCCAGATGGAGGGAAAATGGTTGAAATGGTTCTACAGAAGCCTCTCGATCGAGAAAAAGAGGAGGAAATTTCCCTTGTATTAACAGCTACTGATGGAGGCGAATCTCAGATGTCTGGGACTGCACAGATCCATATCACTGTGCTGGACGCCAACGACAATGCCCCTGTCTTTACACAGCCAATATACAAGGCTACCATTACTGAGAATGCCCCTAAAGGATCAGTTGTAGCTGCAGTAAGCGCATTTGACGCTGATAAAGGCGCACATTCTAAGATAACATATTCAATTTCAAACACAATTGCTGATGTGCGAGACAtttttgaaataaatgaattcGACGGACATTTGAAAGTAAAAGAAAATGTTGATTATGAAAAGGCCCGTCACTATCAGATACATGTTCAGGCCAGTGATGACGGTGGGCTGACTGATTCGTGTAAAATAATTATTGACGTCATTGATATAAATGACAACAAACCAGCTATTAATATTATGTCCAAGACTAACGTCATAACAGAAGATTCTATACCCGGTACTGTAGTAACTATGATTAATGTACAAGACCCAGACTCAGGTGAAAATGGTCAAGTACAGTGTTCGATAAACGACAATATTCCATTTACAATTAAATCAACGACGAATAATTTCTTTACTTTAGTAACAGACAGTGACTTGGATCGAGAGAGAGCCTCCGAGTATAACATCAGTGTGACGTGCTCTGATGAGGGAGTGCCCTCGCTCTCCAGCAGCGTCACTCTCACCTTACAGATATCAGATGTGAATGACAACGCGCCTGTCTTTGAGAGGAGCTCATATGAGGCCTACATTATAGAAAACAACACACCGGTCATCTCTATATTCACAGTGAAAGCCAGAGACGCTGACTGGAACCAGAATGCCCGTGTTTCTTACATACTGGAGGACTCCTCGGTTAACGGAGTGCCCGTCTCCTCATATGTGTCCGTTACTGCTGATAGTGGAGTCATCCATTCAGTGCGCTCTTTTGACTACGAGCAGATCAAGGATTTCCAGTTCCGCGTAAAAGCGCAGGATGGAGGCTCTCCTCCACTCAGTAGCAATGTGACTGTGAAAATAATGATCCATGACCAGAATGACAACACGCCTCAGGTTCTGTACCCAGTCCAGACTAGCAGCTCTCTGGTGGCTGAAATGGTTCCTCGTTCAGCAGATGTGGGATATCTTGTCACTAAAGTGGTGGCTGTTGATGTGGACTCTGGACAGAATGCCTGGCTCTCGTATAAACTGCAGAAAGCGACAGACAGGGCGCTGTTTGAAGTGGGTTTACAGAATGGAGAAATAAGAACTGTACGCCAAGTCACTGATAAAGATGCTGTGAAACAAAGGCTCACTGTTGTAGTGGAGGACAACGGGCAGCCCTCTCGTTCAGCTACAGTCAATGTTAACGTGGCGGTGGCGGACAGCTTCCCCGAAGTGCTCTCGGAGTTCACTGATTTTACGCACGACAAGGAGTACAATGACAACCTGACTTTTTACTTAGTCTTGGCTTTAGCTGTAGTCTCCTTTCTCTTTATCGTATCCATCATTGCCATACTGTCAGTGAAATGCTACAGATGGAGACGCGAGCAAATGTTTTACAAATCCAATGGGAATCTCCCAGTTATTCCCTGTTACCCGCCCCTTTACGCAGACGTGGGAGGCACAGGAACTCTGAGACAGGTGTATAATTACGATGTGTCTGGAACGACTGACTCCAGACAGAGTGATATGAAATAcgtcagaccttacagtcagagcaTCATTAGTCTGGACGGAACACAGACACTCCCCCACGCTCAGAGGGACAAACGGATCAATGACGATGGGGAAAACCAGGTGAGAACAAAGTGGCTACATCATCAGCATATAGGTTTTCGTTGTCAAGAGCTGTAG
- the LOC139390855 gene encoding protocadherin beta-16-like translates to MSDRTMTRQVLLFISVLSLSSVHGQVSYSIPEEMAKGSLVGNIAQDLGLDIKRLKSGKARIYTGDSAEYIELNKERGVLLIKERIDRESLCGQRTPCALHFQIILENPMEFYTITVEITDVNDNIPSFEKSDVQFKISESAVSGAKFILDGAMDQDVGINGLQSYTLKPTDHFALELHNQADGNKNVEMVLKKPLDREREEQISLVLTAADGGEPRLSGTMQILITVLDANDNPPVFTQHTYKATVTEHSPKGTLVTSVSASDADHGSNSKVTYSVRNTLDDVREMFDVDEDSGEIRVIGNVDYENTRRFQISLRASDDGGLTDSCKVIVEVVDTNDNTPNINIMSKSNVISEDAKAGTVVTMMNIQDPDSGDNGRVQCSIDENIPFSMKSTSNNFFTVVTDSDLDRERASEYNISVTCSDEGVPSLSSSVTLTLQISDVNDNAPVFERSSYEAYIIENNTPGLSIFTVKARDADWNQNARVSYILEDSSVNGVPVSSYVSVSADSGVVHSVRSFDYEQIKDFQFRVKAQDGGSPPLSSNATVTIFIQDQNDNAPQVLYPVQTSSSLVAEIVPRSADVGYLVTKVVAVDVDSGQNAWLSYKLQKATDRALFEVGLQNGEIRTNRQVNDKDAVKQRLTVVVEDNGQPSRSATVNVNVAVADSFPEVLSEFTDFTHDKEYNDNLTFYLVLALAVVSFLFITCLVVIISVKIYRWRQSRVLYHSNLPVIPYYPPRYADTLGTGTLQHVYNYEVCRTTDSRKSDCKFVRPCSQNVLIMDPSSTGTMQRMQSENNILDETDSPLEVCYI, encoded by the coding sequence ATGTCGGACAGAACAATGACACGGCAAGTACTGTTGTTTATCTCGGTCCTCTCTCTCAGTTCAGTACACGGGCAGGTTAGTTACTCCATTCCCGAGGAAATGGCGAAAGGCTCTTTAGTTGGTAACATAGCGCAGGATCTGGGTTTAGATATTAAAAGACTGAAATCAGGTAAAGCTCGTATTTATACAGGAGACAGCGCAGAGTACATCGAGCTGAATAAAGAAAGGGGAGTTCTCCTCATCAAAGAGAGAATAGACCGTGAATCACTCTGCGGACAGAGGACGCCTTGTGCACTACATTTTCAGATTATTCTAGAGAACCCGATGGAATTTTACACCATAACTGTTGAAATAACGGATGTTAACGACAATATTCCATCATTTGAAAAGAGTGACGTACAATTTAAAATAAGTGAGTCTGCAGTCAGTGGAGCAAAATTTATATTAGACGGAGCAATGGATCAGGATGTCGGTATCAATGGCCTACAAAGCTATACGTTGAAACCAACCGATCATTTTGCTCTTGAATTGCATAATCAAGCCGATGGCAATAAAAATGTAGAGATGGTTTTAAAGAAACCTCTAGATCGTGAAAGAGAAGAACAAATATCTCTGGTATTAACAGCAGCAGATGGAGGAGAGCCTCGGCTATCAGGAACAATGCAGATACTCATCACAGTGCTAGACGCCAATGACAATCCACCCGTTTTTACGCAGCATACATATAAAGCTACCGTTACTGAGCATTCCCCAAAAGGAACACTTGTAACTTCAGTGAGTGCATCAGATGCCGATCATGGATCAAACAGCAAAGTAACCTATTCAGTTCGAAACACTTTAGATGATGTCAGAGAAATGTTTGACGTTGACGAGGACAGTGGCGAGATTAGAGTGATAGGAAATGTTGATTACGAAAACACACGACGTTTTCAGATCAGCCTGCGGGCAAGTGATGACGGAGGCCTTACAGATTCATGCAAAGTCATAGTTGAAGTAGTTGACACCAATGATAATACGCCTAATATTAACATTATGTCTAAATCAAACGTGATCTCCGAAGATGCTAAAGCAGGTACTGTCGTAACTATGATGAATATTCAAGACCCAGATTCTGGTGATAATGGCAGAGTGCAGTGCTCTATTGACGAAAACATCCCGTTTTCAATGAAATCAACATCGAATAATTTCTTTACTGTAGTAACCGATAGTGACTTGGACCGAGAGAGAGCGTCTGAGTATAACATCAGTGTGACGTGCTCTGATGAGGGAGTGCCCTCGCTCTCCAGCAGCGTCACTCTCACCTTACAGATATCAGATGTGAATGACAACGCGCCTGTCTTTGAGAGGAGCTCATATGAGGCTTATATTATAGAAAACAACACACCGGGCCTCTCTATATTCACAGTGAAAGCCAGAGACGCTGACTGGAACCAGAATGCCCGTGTTTCTTACATACTGGAGGACTCCTCGGTTAACGGAGTGCCCGTCTCCTCATATGTGTCCGTTAGTGCTGATAGTGGAGTCGTCCATTCAGTGCGCTCTTTTGACTACGAGCAGATCAAGGATTTCCAGTTCCGCGTAAAAGCGCAGGATGGAGGCTCTCCTCCACTCAGTAGTAATGCTACTGTCACCATCTTCATCCAGGATCAGAACGACAACGCGCCTCAGGTTCTGTACCCTGTCCAGACTAGCAGCTCTCTGGTGGCTGAAATTGTGCCTCGTTCAGCAGATGTGGGATATCTTGTCACTAAAGTGGTGGCTGTTGATGTGGACTCTGGACAGAATGCCTGGCTCTCGTATAAACTGCAGAAAGCGACAGACAGGGCGCTGTTTGAAGTGGGTTTACAGAATGGAGAAATAAGAACTAATCGCCAAGTCAATGATAAAGATGCTGTGAAACAAAGACTCACTGTTGTAGTGGAGGACAACGGGCAGCCCTCTCGTTCAGCTACAGTCAATGTTAACGTAGCGGTGGCGGACAGCTTCCCTGAAGTGCTCTCGGAGTTCACTGACTTTACGCACGACAAGGAGTACAATGACAACCTGACTTTTTACTTAGTCTTGGCTTTGGCTGTAGTCTCATTTCTGTTCATCACATGTTTAGTGGTTATTATATCAGTGAAAATATACAGATGGAGACAGTCTCGCGTCCTCTATCATTCCAATCTCCCGGTTATTCCGTATTATCCACCGCGTTACGCAGACACCTTGGGGACAGGAACTCTACAGCACGTGTACAATTACGAGGTGTGCAGGACGACTGACTCCAGAAAGAGTGACTGTAAGTTCGTCAGACCCTGTAGTCAGAACGTACTGATAATGGACCCCAGTTCTACAGGGACAATGCAGCGGATGCAGAGTGAAAATAACATCCTGGATGAAACAGACTCCCCACTAGAGGTCTGTTATATTTGA